The Christiangramia flava JLT2011 genome has a segment encoding these proteins:
- the rpoN gene encoding RNA polymerase factor sigma-54, giving the protein MLKQQLNLKLSQKLSPQQIQLMKLIQLPTQAFEQRVKQELEENPALEDGKEDRFDEYEDLSNENSDDDYDNESIETEIDVDEYLSDDEIPSYRLQANNYSPDDDEKSVPYAAGTSFTQHLKNQLSTFRFGETEREIAEFLVGSVDESGYIRRTIMDIVDDLAFTQNVYTDEETVEKVLKKVQKLDPSGVGARDLQECLLIQLNRKEPTKQVELATDILDRSFDQFTKKHYKKLLTRHDISEDELREAIEVIEHLNPKPGGAYSGNTRIVEHVTPDFTIKIEDGELQLTLNGRNAPEMHISRDYSNMLKGYKESKEKTKAQKDAVMFIKQKLDAAKWFIEAIKQRQQTLMVTMSAIMHYQEEYFLTGDERNLRPMILKDIADEIEMDVSTVSRVANSKYVDTPYGTKLIKEFFSESMKNDQGEDVSTREIKKILEMSIEEENKRKPLTDEKLAKVLKDKGYPIARRTVAKYREQLDIPVARLRKEI; this is encoded by the coding sequence ATGCTAAAGCAACAATTAAATCTTAAGTTATCCCAGAAACTGTCACCGCAGCAGATCCAGCTAATGAAGTTGATCCAGCTGCCCACCCAGGCTTTTGAGCAACGAGTGAAGCAGGAACTGGAGGAAAACCCTGCTCTCGAAGACGGAAAGGAAGATCGTTTTGATGAATATGAAGATCTTTCTAATGAGAATTCTGACGACGATTATGATAACGAAAGCATAGAAACCGAGATCGATGTTGATGAATATTTAAGCGATGACGAGATCCCGAGTTATCGTTTACAGGCAAATAATTACAGCCCTGATGATGATGAAAAAAGCGTGCCCTATGCTGCGGGTACTTCGTTCACCCAGCATTTGAAGAACCAGTTAAGCACTTTCAGGTTTGGAGAAACAGAGCGCGAAATTGCTGAATTTTTGGTTGGAAGTGTGGACGAGAGCGGGTACATTCGACGTACGATCATGGATATCGTAGATGACCTGGCCTTTACCCAAAATGTGTACACTGATGAGGAAACGGTGGAAAAAGTGCTTAAGAAAGTACAAAAACTGGATCCTTCCGGGGTTGGAGCAAGAGATCTTCAGGAGTGTTTGTTGATTCAGTTAAACCGAAAAGAGCCTACCAAACAGGTAGAACTGGCAACGGATATTTTGGATCGATCTTTTGACCAGTTTACCAAAAAACACTACAAAAAACTGCTTACACGCCACGATATTTCCGAAGATGAACTTCGGGAGGCCATTGAAGTGATCGAGCACCTGAACCCGAAACCAGGCGGAGCCTATTCCGGGAATACCCGTATCGTGGAACATGTTACACCAGATTTTACGATCAAGATCGAGGATGGTGAATTACAGCTTACACTGAATGGACGAAATGCTCCGGAAATGCATATTTCCCGGGATTATAGCAACATGCTGAAAGGCTATAAGGAATCGAAAGAAAAGACTAAAGCGCAGAAGGATGCCGTCATGTTCATCAAGCAAAAACTGGATGCGGCGAAATGGTTTATCGAAGCTATTAAGCAACGACAGCAAACTCTCATGGTTACTATGAGTGCTATTATGCACTACCAGGAAGAATACTTTCTTACCGGTGACGAACGAAATCTTCGGCCAATGATCTTAAAAGATATTGCCGATGAGATCGAAATGGATGTTTCTACCGTTTCGCGAGTAGCTAACAGCAAATATGTGGACACCCCTTACGGCACGAAACTGATCAAGGAATTCTTTTCAGAATCCATGAAAAATGACCAGGGAGAAGATGTTTCTACCCGTGAGATCAAAAAGATCCTGGAAATGTCTATCGAAGAAGAAAATAAACGCAAGCCTTT
- a CDS encoding RluA family pseudouridine synthase → MKVIETHIVPAIDESIRLQEYGVSIFEGIPTRSSLKKAIKKGLILIDGSTATTAQWIQKGQKIELLQETATFKIFKLPLKVLYEDEELAVIVKPAGVATSGNYFKTIRSALPFNLQASKATDALPAPEPAHRLDKETSGLLLIAKTRKTLLQLHQHFTKKHIQKTYFAIIHGEFESHQSIRKPIAGKAAETIIEPLETYEVESKTYSLVKLLPITGRTHQLRIHLSEAGKPIVADDIYGQKEGFFSNRSLFLFSGKIEFQHPATSKKMIFEEKLPKKFRFLKRHLRTP, encoded by the coding sequence TTGAAAGTCATAGAAACTCATATTGTTCCTGCAATCGATGAATCCATCAGGTTGCAGGAATACGGAGTTTCAATTTTCGAAGGAATACCTACCCGCAGCAGCCTTAAAAAAGCCATCAAAAAAGGGCTTATTTTAATTGATGGCAGCACGGCTACCACTGCCCAATGGATTCAGAAAGGGCAAAAAATCGAGTTACTTCAGGAGACTGCCACATTCAAAATCTTCAAATTACCGCTCAAGGTTCTTTATGAAGATGAGGAACTGGCGGTGATCGTAAAACCTGCCGGGGTTGCCACCAGTGGAAATTATTTTAAAACCATTCGAAGTGCACTTCCTTTTAACCTGCAAGCTTCAAAAGCAACCGACGCCTTGCCTGCCCCAGAACCGGCACATCGGCTGGACAAGGAAACCTCCGGTTTGCTCTTAATTGCAAAAACCCGTAAGACCCTGCTTCAGTTACACCAGCATTTTACAAAAAAGCATATTCAGAAAACCTATTTTGCAATTATTCACGGGGAATTTGAATCCCATCAAAGCATCAGGAAACCAATTGCAGGAAAAGCAGCGGAGACCATCATCGAACCACTGGAAACCTATGAAGTGGAATCCAAAACCTATAGTTTAGTCAAATTATTACCCATTACGGGCAGAACGCATCAGCTTCGCATTCATCTCTCCGAAGCCGGCAAACCGATCGTTGCTGATGACATTTATGGCCAAAAAGAGGGTTTTTTCAGCAATAGATCGCTGTTCCTCTTTTCCGGTAAAATTGAATTCCAGCACCCGGCGACAAGTAAAAAAATGATCTTTGAAGAAAAGCTTCCGAAGAAATTCCGCTTTTTAAAACGTCATCTTCGTACACCTTAA